The Opitutus sp. ER46 genome has a window encoding:
- a CDS encoding Plug domain-containing protein, whose protein sequence is MTYHARYAALPALLLAAAATAFGQTAPTPNAAAAAATKKPVPITTEDDTVQLSPFTVSTDRDTGFVAASSLAGGRLATDLKDTPVAYSVITRDFIDALSLENITEAADWAPNSVRVVSTVGAGLGNDQSNDPGSFNVRGSGGGRGMRNFFTYKAPNDAYAVERFDIGRGPNAVLFGNGSLGGVPTTMTKQARFDQTFAELSQSVGSWSNFRTTADVNRSFGKKFAARLALVHVDSDGWRDRYFSRIKSAFLTLSYKLTPETTVRVEGEYGETARNSTFNNLTDRLSGWDGKTTFSGLLAKLPSNANSIGVSRRPAGYQVWDPFSGLNAVMNYQNDPMTMGGGENRQVPIAGYLQGQTLPGFNSNNSNIHYSFNIPERRFDNAISGSHFVIPSRTFSLATDWPVLTERFRDLQFTIDHRIKNIYIQLAADANRTDQRTYTMDVRSSNQMYIDINNLLPNGAPNPHVLYPYGDASLRRNINTADANSARLAVGSFKDLNKWGFYTWNLMGGYSEYTFTNSAQNRSIAQNADHRRWGASSNEMTATDIIRVRRYWNEDSRPFNMPETIRYINPQTGLDTTISPIWAQENDRADSLTDKKSSYTHGVAALNAKYFDGRLVFLGALRADKYYNTNRQQIRAGDYDPDSWDGVTGILRPDAPEDYTSLTYLPKNAAGQVTGPAIAADTRPRDGNGNRLAQYANDRFKDDYNAPDVRSSKLTKNLGTIVHVTKWASPYFNYAETYNPPATVQLLDSSFPPATVAKGIDMGIRFELFNQRINLNVLYYANEEINSSVSAPNNREINYLLGCNAVGDTSEGGRNIRGLQGVPAICNDLRDREAKGYEVEVVANVTKNLRLLFNVGLPKVWEKNSYRMTKAYLENNWEILKQVTIDAGCTIDANDDASIDTTIAAELRPDAGTASSNWDTLVAARKNLITGKRIVQDQPSVNLYADYNIPIGPLKGLRVGGGVQYRGKQIIGYKGADTIVDPANPLLSIDDPTVDAYSPLFAPDPYYIATATMSYTWRLKNRRSVSMNLRINNLFNDQGPIYAASTVLRPKNGDYTSPARETVPNNYALKEPVSFKLTMTYRH, encoded by the coding sequence ATGACCTATCACGCACGCTACGCTGCCTTGCCCGCGCTGCTTCTCGCTGCCGCGGCCACGGCGTTCGGCCAGACCGCCCCGACGCCCAACGCGGCCGCCGCCGCGGCAACCAAGAAACCGGTTCCCATCACCACGGAGGACGACACGGTTCAGTTGTCTCCCTTCACAGTGAGCACCGACCGCGATACGGGCTTCGTCGCCGCGAGTTCGCTCGCGGGTGGCCGCCTTGCGACCGACCTGAAGGACACGCCGGTCGCCTACTCGGTGATCACGCGCGACTTCATCGATGCGCTGAGTCTCGAGAACATCACAGAAGCGGCGGATTGGGCGCCGAACTCGGTCCGCGTCGTCTCAACCGTCGGTGCCGGTCTCGGCAACGACCAGTCCAACGATCCCGGCTCGTTCAACGTCCGCGGTTCCGGCGGCGGGCGCGGCATGCGCAATTTCTTTACGTACAAGGCGCCGAACGACGCGTATGCAGTCGAGCGCTTCGACATCGGCCGCGGCCCCAATGCGGTGCTCTTCGGCAACGGGTCGCTGGGTGGTGTGCCGACCACGATGACCAAGCAGGCGCGCTTCGACCAGACCTTCGCCGAGCTTTCCCAGTCGGTCGGCTCCTGGAGCAACTTCCGCACGACGGCCGACGTGAACCGGTCCTTCGGTAAGAAGTTCGCGGCCCGCCTGGCGCTCGTCCATGTCGACAGCGACGGCTGGCGTGACCGCTACTTCAGCCGGATCAAGTCCGCGTTCCTGACGCTTTCGTACAAGCTCACGCCCGAGACCACCGTTCGGGTCGAAGGTGAGTACGGCGAGACCGCCCGCAACAGCACCTTCAACAACCTGACGGATCGCCTCAGCGGCTGGGACGGCAAGACGACGTTCAGCGGCCTCCTCGCCAAGCTGCCGTCGAACGCCAACAGCATCGGCGTCTCCCGCCGCCCCGCCGGCTACCAGGTGTGGGACCCCTTCTCCGGCCTGAATGCCGTGATGAACTACCAGAACGACCCGATGACCATGGGCGGGGGCGAGAATCGCCAGGTGCCGATCGCGGGCTATCTTCAGGGCCAGACGCTGCCGGGGTTCAACAGCAACAACAGCAACATCCACTATTCGTTCAACATCCCGGAGCGGCGGTTCGATAACGCCATCAGCGGCTCCCATTTCGTCATCCCCTCGCGCACGTTCAGTCTCGCGACCGACTGGCCGGTGCTGACCGAGCGGTTTCGCGATCTCCAGTTCACGATCGATCATCGGATCAAGAATATCTATATCCAGTTGGCTGCCGATGCGAACCGCACCGACCAGCGGACCTATACGATGGACGTCCGGAGCTCGAACCAGATGTATATCGATATCAATAATCTCCTGCCCAACGGCGCGCCGAATCCGCACGTCCTTTACCCGTATGGCGATGCCTCCCTCCGGCGGAATATCAACACCGCCGACGCCAATTCCGCCCGCCTCGCGGTGGGTTCGTTCAAGGACCTCAACAAGTGGGGCTTTTACACCTGGAACCTCATGGGCGGGTATTCGGAGTACACCTTCACCAACAGTGCCCAGAACCGCAGCATCGCGCAGAACGCGGACCATCGCCGCTGGGGCGCGAGCAGCAATGAGATGACGGCTACGGACATCATTCGCGTGCGTCGCTACTGGAATGAAGACTCCCGGCCCTTCAATATGCCGGAAACGATCCGCTATATCAATCCGCAGACCGGTCTCGACACGACCATCTCCCCCATCTGGGCCCAGGAGAACGACCGCGCCGACTCGCTCACCGACAAGAAGAGCAGCTACACCCATGGGGTCGCGGCCCTGAACGCGAAGTACTTCGATGGCCGGCTCGTGTTTCTCGGCGCCCTCCGCGCGGACAAATATTACAACACCAACCGCCAACAGATCCGCGCCGGCGACTACGATCCGGATAGCTGGGATGGCGTGACCGGCATCCTGCGTCCGGATGCGCCGGAGGATTATACCTCGCTGACGTACCTGCCGAAGAACGCCGCGGGGCAGGTGACGGGGCCCGCGATTGCGGCCGACACCCGTCCGCGCGACGGCAACGGCAACCGGCTGGCCCAGTACGCCAACGATCGGTTCAAGGATGATTATAACGCCCCGGATGTACGCTCGAGCAAGTTGACGAAGAACCTGGGCACCATCGTGCACGTCACGAAGTGGGCTTCTCCGTACTTCAATTACGCTGAAACCTACAACCCGCCCGCCACCGTCCAACTGCTCGACTCCAGCTTCCCGCCCGCGACGGTGGCCAAGGGCATCGACATGGGCATTCGGTTCGAGCTCTTCAATCAGCGCATCAATTTGAACGTGCTCTATTACGCCAACGAGGAGATCAACAGCAGCGTCAGCGCGCCCAATAACCGGGAAATCAACTACCTCCTCGGCTGTAACGCCGTGGGCGATACGAGCGAAGGCGGTCGCAATATCCGCGGTCTGCAGGGCGTGCCCGCCATCTGCAACGACTTGCGGGACCGCGAGGCGAAGGGCTATGAGGTCGAGGTCGTCGCCAACGTCACCAAGAACCTGCGCCTGCTCTTCAACGTCGGCCTGCCCAAGGTCTGGGAGAAGAACAGCTATCGGATGACCAAAGCCTACCTCGAAAACAATTGGGAGATTCTGAAGCAGGTGACGATCGACGCCGGCTGCACCATCGACGCGAACGACGATGCCTCGATCGACACCACCATCGCGGCGGAACTCCGGCCCGACGCCGGCACCGCGTCGTCGAACTGGGATACCCTCGTGGCCGCCCGCAAGAACCTGATCACCGGCAAACGCATCGTCCAGGACCAGCCCTCGGTCAATCTCTACGCCGACTACAACATCCCGATTGGCCCGCTCAAGGGCCTCCGCGTCGGCGGCGGCGTGCAGTACCGCGGCAAGCAAATCATCGGTTACAAGGGCGCCGACACCATCGTGGATCCCGCCAATCCGCTGCTGTCGATCGATGATCCGACGGTCGACGCGTACTCCCCGCTGTTTGCCCCCGACCCGTACTACATCGCCACCGCCACGATGAGCTACACCTGGCGGCTGAAGAACCGGCGTTCGGTCTCGATGAATCTGCGTATCAACAACCTCTTTAACGACCAGGGCCCGATCTATGCCGCCAGCACCGTGCTGCGCCCGAAGAACGGCGACTACACGTCGCCGGCGCGTGAGACGGTCCCCAATAACTACGCGCTCAAGGAGCCGGTCAGCTTCAAGCTCACCATGACCTACCGCCACTAG
- a CDS encoding sensor histidine kinase, which yields MFSPRRAFLFALLLPLSGLLAAAAPLTRLADIRAMPREEMAHAAPVQVRGVVTWRFDANEFALQDDSGGIWIQVPSARKMGVWAGDDAELKRVREGMELEIEGVTNPAGFAPAISPRAIRILGTKPLPPARPFDRLRFFNGHDSGQRIEARGVVLAFERVVDGWRLNMQMGPDIVFVMVSNAVLKDPFTILGAEVRVRGVGGCGFNTRSEFLNARVMVSIPGDVIVEKDAPEVPFSGPFAQLDRLRVFQPDPEPAHRVRVVGTVSSVLGPSRFYLQDGAKVVRVEAKSVTAAESFTPGDRVEAVGFIDMTRQIGGLGGAQVRRIGREAPPPPEAITPEEVMRINALAVETGQAARPHDYDGHLIRFRAALISVDVPPADAKTRSRLTLRQGKMILEATLPYGNEKALAALLPGSEVEVTGVVQLEYGAVPQSRSFLQPVQMSILLRDPTEVVVLRAPPWWTPRRLLAVIAVGALTLGGSLLWAWQLRKQVRRKTQELAAEMRARHDAALEFRATLRERNRLAATLHDTLLQTVSGIGFQLEACEATASRPEGSRGNHLEVARRMLDVAVNELRSSVWALRSLPLKDLDFSKVLESLVERARNLHAAEVEVRVAADLGRVPDFVAGNLLLAAQEALHNALKHGRPRRVILEARHGEKPGWIVVEVRDDGVGFTPGRQVGAKEGHFGLAGIRERIERLDGTLRVESAPGRGTVVHLEVPVRAYDEDVA from the coding sequence ATGTTTTCACCCCGCCGCGCGTTCCTGTTCGCCCTCTTGCTCCCATTGTCGGGCTTGCTGGCGGCGGCTGCGCCGCTGACGCGCCTCGCCGACATCCGTGCGATGCCCCGCGAGGAGATGGCGCATGCAGCGCCGGTTCAGGTGCGGGGTGTGGTGACGTGGCGCTTCGATGCGAACGAGTTCGCGCTGCAGGACGACTCCGGCGGCATCTGGATCCAGGTGCCCAGTGCGCGGAAGATGGGCGTGTGGGCGGGCGACGACGCCGAGCTCAAGCGCGTGCGGGAGGGCATGGAGCTGGAGATCGAGGGCGTCACGAATCCGGCGGGCTTCGCCCCGGCGATCTCCCCGCGCGCGATTCGCATTCTGGGCACCAAGCCGCTGCCGCCGGCGCGGCCGTTCGACCGGTTACGCTTCTTCAACGGGCACGATTCCGGCCAGCGCATCGAGGCGCGCGGCGTGGTGCTCGCCTTCGAGCGGGTGGTGGACGGCTGGCGCCTCAACATGCAGATGGGCCCCGACATCGTGTTCGTGATGGTTTCCAACGCCGTCTTGAAGGACCCGTTCACGATCCTGGGCGCCGAGGTGCGCGTCCGTGGTGTCGGCGGCTGCGGCTTCAACACGCGGAGTGAGTTTCTCAATGCCCGCGTCATGGTCAGCATCCCGGGGGATGTCATCGTCGAGAAGGACGCGCCGGAGGTCCCGTTCTCCGGGCCGTTTGCCCAGCTCGACCGGTTACGGGTGTTCCAGCCCGATCCCGAGCCCGCCCATCGCGTGCGCGTCGTGGGCACCGTCTCGAGCGTCCTCGGGCCGTCGCGCTTCTACCTGCAGGACGGCGCCAAGGTGGTCCGGGTCGAGGCCAAGTCCGTCACGGCGGCAGAGAGCTTCACGCCCGGCGACCGCGTGGAGGCGGTCGGTTTCATCGACATGACGCGCCAGATCGGCGGCCTCGGCGGGGCGCAAGTGCGGCGGATTGGGCGCGAGGCGCCGCCGCCGCCCGAGGCGATCACGCCGGAGGAGGTCATGCGGATCAACGCCCTCGCCGTGGAGACCGGCCAGGCGGCGCGGCCGCATGACTACGACGGGCACCTGATCCGGTTTCGCGCCGCGCTCATCAGCGTCGACGTGCCTCCCGCTGACGCCAAGACCCGCAGCCGGCTCACGCTGCGTCAGGGCAAGATGATTCTCGAGGCGACGCTGCCCTACGGGAACGAGAAGGCTCTGGCCGCGCTCCTGCCCGGCAGCGAGGTGGAGGTCACCGGCGTGGTGCAGCTCGAATACGGCGCCGTCCCCCAGAGCCGGTCGTTCCTGCAGCCGGTGCAGATGAGCATCCTGCTCCGCGATCCGACGGAGGTCGTCGTCCTGCGCGCGCCGCCCTGGTGGACGCCCCGGCGGCTGCTCGCGGTGATCGCGGTTGGGGCGCTCACCCTCGGCGGGTCGCTGCTGTGGGCGTGGCAGCTGCGGAAGCAGGTGCGGCGCAAGACCCAGGAACTCGCGGCGGAGATGCGCGCGCGGCACGACGCCGCGCTCGAGTTCCGCGCGACCCTGCGCGAGCGCAACCGGCTCGCCGCCACGTTGCACGACACGCTCCTGCAGACCGTCAGCGGGATCGGCTTTCAGCTTGAGGCGTGCGAAGCCACTGCCAGCCGCCCCGAGGGCAGCCGCGGCAACCACCTCGAGGTGGCCCGGCGGATGCTCGACGTGGCGGTGAACGAATTGCGCAGCTCGGTCTGGGCGTTGCGCAGCCTGCCGCTGAAGGACCTGGATTTTTCGAAGGTGCTCGAGTCGCTGGTGGAACGCGCCCGCAACCTGCACGCGGCGGAGGTCGAGGTGCGCGTCGCCGCCGATCTCGGGCGCGTCCCGGATTTCGTCGCCGGCAATCTCCTGCTCGCGGCCCAGGAGGCGCTGCACAATGCGCTTAAGCATGGCCGGCCCCGCCGCGTGATCCTCGAGGCGCGCCACGGCGAAAAGCCGGGCTGGATCGTCGTCGAGGTGCGCGACGACGGCGTCGGCTTCACGCCGGGCCGGCAGGTCGGCGCCAAGGAGGGCCATTTTGGTCTCGCCGGCATCCGCGAGCGCATCGAGCGGCTCGATGGCACGCTGCGCGTCGAGAGCGCGCCGGGCCGCGGCACTGTGGTTCACCTCGAGGTGCCGGTGCGCGCCTACGATGAGGACGTCGCCTGA
- a CDS encoding response regulator transcription factor, whose amino-acid sequence MIRAQVRATPELPRMSTIHLLLVDDHPVLRAGLANVLNCEPDFSVIAEADDGPGAIAAWRQHQPDIMLLDLSMPGMDGIETLEKLRAEFPKARVLILTSSEAPEDVRHALDAGADGYVTKNVRRAELVAAIRRVVAGERTIGETAARQMAASEENGQISRRELEVLSLVRQGFTNGEIGRLLDISERTAKAHVAALLVKLQAADRAEAVARGFERGLLKV is encoded by the coding sequence ATGATCCGCGCTCAAGTCCGGGCCACCCCGGAGCTTCCCCGCATGTCGACGATTCACCTCCTGCTCGTGGACGATCACCCTGTGCTCCGCGCCGGGCTTGCCAACGTGCTGAATTGCGAGCCCGATTTTTCGGTCATCGCCGAGGCCGACGACGGCCCCGGGGCGATCGCTGCCTGGCGCCAGCACCAGCCCGACATCATGCTGCTCGACCTAAGCATGCCCGGGATGGACGGCATTGAGACCCTTGAGAAGCTGCGCGCGGAGTTTCCCAAGGCGCGCGTGCTCATCCTGACTTCGTCCGAGGCGCCGGAAGATGTCCGGCACGCGCTCGACGCCGGCGCCGACGGCTACGTCACCAAGAACGTCCGCCGGGCCGAACTGGTCGCGGCGATCCGCCGGGTCGTGGCCGGCGAGCGTACGATCGGCGAGACCGCGGCGCGCCAGATGGCGGCGAGCGAGGAAAACGGACAGATTTCGCGGCGCGAACTGGAGGTGCTGAGCCTCGTGCGCCAGGGTTTCACCAACGGTGAAATCGGCCGGTTGCTCGATATCTCGGAGCGCACGGCCAAGGCCCACGTTGCCGCGCTGCTGGTCAAGCTCCAGGCGGCCGACCGCGCCGAGGCCGTCGCGCGTGGCTTCGAGCGCGGGCTCCTCAAGGTCTAG
- a CDS encoding glycoside hydrolase family 3 C-terminal domain-containing protein, translated as MILVSAPSRRLALPCLFLMSVLAGPAVRATDFNKNGRVDGYEDPQAPVERRIEDLLAQMTLEEKTCQLATLYGYGRVLRDPLPTPEWKTRIWKDGIGNIDEMHNGIGPRAVSPYNQTPAATAEALNTLQRWFIEQTRLGIPVDFTNEGIRGLNYVGSTNFPCNLGLGATWDRDLAGRVGAVIAAEARAVGYTNVYAPIMDTARDPRWGRVVESYSEDPYLVTEIAIRMARSLQDAGLTATAKTFAVYSEPKGGRDGAARTDPHVTPREMEMIHLWPWERLVRETGIRGVMSSYNDYDGVPVSGSHEFLVDRLRRQWGFTGYVVSDSGAVEFLQTKHRVVGTYPEAAAMFVREGGNVRTNFTFPDAYILGLRAEVAAGRLDPRVVDERVRDVLRVKFLAGIFDHPYVEHPERAAAVMHRAEHQQVALEAARKSLVLLKNEGGALPLSPTLKRILVCGPTAQNTETWFDRYGANHGRVVSPLEGIRARLAGMPVEVTYAEGCPVIDGDWPESEIIPEPPTGGVAAQIAAAAAQAKAADVVIVFLGDANATIGEARSRTSLELPGHQNDLVRALVETGKPVVAVLLTGRPASVNYLQRHAAAILSAWFPGEAGGTAIAEALFGDLNPGGKLPITFPRTVGQLPYNFPFKPGSHATQDGKDDPNGLGAAAIEGALYPFGHGLSYTTFAYRDLRVSPAAVAPDGEVSVTCTVTNTGRRAGDEVVQLYCRDVVSSVTTYELNLVNFQRVSLQPGESRTLELQVPARALALINRQGRRVVEPGAFELHVGSSSTDLRLHGGFEIRSPGSGSRP; from the coding sequence ATGATTCTCGTCTCCGCGCCGTCACGACGGCTCGCCCTGCCCTGCCTCTTTCTGATGTCCGTCCTCGCCGGCCCGGCGGTCCGCGCGACGGACTTCAACAAGAACGGACGCGTGGACGGGTACGAGGATCCGCAGGCCCCGGTGGAGCGCCGTATCGAGGACCTGCTCGCGCAGATGACGCTCGAGGAAAAGACGTGCCAGCTCGCCACGCTCTACGGCTACGGCCGCGTGCTGCGCGACCCGCTGCCGACGCCCGAATGGAAGACGCGCATTTGGAAGGATGGCATCGGCAACATCGACGAGATGCACAACGGCATCGGCCCCCGCGCGGTGTCGCCCTACAACCAGACGCCCGCCGCCACGGCCGAGGCGCTCAACACCCTCCAGCGCTGGTTCATCGAGCAGACGCGACTCGGCATCCCGGTCGACTTCACCAACGAGGGCATCCGCGGGCTGAACTACGTCGGCTCGACCAATTTCCCGTGCAACCTCGGGCTCGGCGCCACGTGGGACCGCGACCTCGCGGGCCGGGTCGGCGCGGTGATCGCCGCGGAGGCCCGGGCCGTCGGCTACACCAACGTGTATGCACCGATCATGGACACTGCCCGCGATCCGCGCTGGGGCCGCGTGGTGGAAAGCTACAGCGAGGACCCTTACCTCGTGACGGAAATCGCGATCCGGATGGCGCGCAGCCTGCAGGACGCGGGGCTCACGGCCACGGCGAAGACCTTCGCCGTCTACTCGGAGCCCAAGGGCGGCCGCGATGGCGCCGCGCGCACCGATCCGCACGTGACGCCGCGGGAGATGGAGATGATCCACCTCTGGCCGTGGGAGCGGCTCGTGCGCGAGACCGGCATCCGGGGCGTGATGAGCTCCTACAACGACTACGACGGCGTCCCGGTGTCGGGCAGCCACGAGTTCCTCGTCGACCGGCTGCGCCGGCAGTGGGGATTCACCGGATACGTGGTGTCGGACAGCGGGGCGGTGGAGTTTCTGCAGACGAAGCACCGCGTGGTGGGGACATACCCGGAGGCGGCGGCGATGTTCGTGCGCGAGGGCGGCAATGTGCGGACGAATTTCACGTTTCCCGACGCGTACATCCTGGGGCTGCGGGCGGAGGTGGCCGCGGGCCGGCTGGATCCCCGCGTCGTCGACGAGCGCGTGCGCGACGTGCTGCGGGTGAAGTTTCTCGCCGGGATCTTCGACCATCCTTACGTGGAGCACCCCGAGCGCGCCGCCGCCGTGATGCATCGCGCCGAGCACCAGCAGGTCGCGCTCGAGGCGGCGCGGAAATCGCTCGTGCTGCTGAAGAACGAGGGCGGCGCCCTCCCGCTCTCCCCCACCCTGAAACGCATCCTGGTGTGCGGGCCAACGGCGCAGAACACGGAGACGTGGTTCGACCGCTATGGCGCAAATCACGGGCGCGTGGTCTCGCCGCTGGAGGGGATCCGCGCCCGCCTGGCGGGCATGCCCGTCGAAGTGACCTACGCCGAGGGTTGCCCGGTGATCGACGGCGACTGGCCGGAATCGGAGATCATCCCCGAGCCGCCGACGGGGGGCGTGGCCGCGCAGATCGCCGCCGCGGCGGCGCAGGCCAAAGCCGCCGATGTCGTGATCGTGTTCCTGGGCGACGCCAACGCCACGATCGGCGAGGCGCGGAGCCGCACGAGCCTCGAGCTCCCGGGCCACCAAAACGATCTGGTGCGGGCGCTGGTCGAGACCGGAAAACCCGTGGTGGCCGTCCTGCTCACCGGCCGGCCGGCCTCAGTCAACTACCTGCAGCGGCACGCCGCCGCGATCCTCTCGGCGTGGTTCCCCGGCGAGGCGGGCGGCACCGCGATCGCCGAGGCGCTCTTCGGGGACCTCAACCCGGGGGGCAAGCTGCCGATCACCTTCCCGCGCACCGTCGGCCAACTGCCGTACAACTTTCCCTTCAAACCCGGCAGCCATGCGACCCAGGATGGGAAGGATGATCCCAACGGCCTGGGCGCCGCCGCCATCGAGGGCGCCCTGTACCCGTTTGGCCATGGCCTGAGCTACACCACCTTCGCGTACCGCGACCTGCGGGTGAGCCCGGCCGCCGTCGCGCCGGACGGCGAGGTGAGCGTCACTTGCACGGTCACCAACACGGGCCGGCGTGCCGGTGACGAAGTCGTGCAGCTGTATTGCCGCGACGTGGTGAGCAGCGTTACCACCTACGAACTCAACCTCGTGAACTTCCAGCGCGTGTCCCTCCAACCCGGCGAAAGCCGCACCCTCGAGCTGCAGGTGCCGGCGCGCGCGCTGGCGCTCATCAACCGGCAGGGCCGGCGCGTGGTCGAGCCGGGCGCGTTCGAGCTGCACGTCGGTTCCTCCAGCACCGACCTAAGGCTGCACGGCGGCTTCGAAATCCGGTCGCCCGGCAGCGGCTCTCGGCCATGA